From Panthera uncia isolate 11264 chromosome E1, Puncia_PCG_1.0, whole genome shotgun sequence, one genomic window encodes:
- the ACSF2 gene encoding medium-chain acyl-CoA ligase ACSF2, mitochondrial has product MAIYPLGLRLGRLCAGSPGVPGTRAVLARAWQEARLQGARPLSSTGADRTVPLPVGGLSYIQGLTRQRLINKTVGQCLEAIAQRVPDREALVVPQENIRLTFAQLKEEVDKAASGLLSIGLRKGDRLGMWGPNSYAWVLMQLATAQAGIILVSVNPAYQAMELEYALKKVGCKAVTFPKQFKTQQYYNILKQICPELEKAQPGALKSQRLPDLTTVISVDDPLPGTLLLDEVVAAGSTEQHLARLRYTQQFLSCHDPINIQFTSGTTGSPKGATLSHYNIVNNSNMIGDRLRLHLKTSEELRIILPSPLYHCLGSVGGTMVSLMYGATLILPCPTFDGKKALEAISKERGTILYGTPTMFVDILNQPDFSSYDISSMCGGVIAGSPAPPELIRAIIDKLNMKELVVAYGTTENSPVTFMNFAEDTVEQKAESVGRIMPHTEAQIVDMKTGTLAELNTSGELCIRGYCVMLGYWGEPQKTEEAIGQDKWYHTGDIAVMDNQGFCKIVGRSKDMIIRGGENIYPAELEDFFHTHPQVQEVQVVGVKDDRMGEEICACIRLKKGEKTTAEEIKAFCKGKISHFKIPRYVVFVTNYPLTVSGKIQKFKLRQQMEQHLNL; this is encoded by the exons CTCCACAGGGGCAGATCGCACCGTCCCCCTGCCCGTCGGAGGCCTCAGCTACATCCAGGGCCTCACAAGACAGCGTCTTATCAACAAGACTGTGGGGCAGTGCCTGGAAGCCATAGCACAGAGGGTCCCCGACCGGGAGGCCTTGGTCGTCCCGCAGGAGAACATCAGGCTGACCTTTGCCCAGCTCAAGGAGGAG GTGGACAAAGCTGCTTCTGGGCTCCTGAGTATCGGCCTCCGCAAGGGCGACCGGCTGGGCATGTGGGGACCCAACTCCTATGCGTGGGTGCTCATGCAGCTGGCCACCGCTCAGGCAGGCATCATTCTG GTGTCTGTGAACCCAGCTTACCAGGCTATGGAGTTGGAGTATGCCCTCAAGAAG GTAGGCTGCAAAGCCGTCACATTCCCCAAGCAGTTCAAGACCCAGCAATACTACAACATCCTGAAGCAGATCTGCCCAGAGTTGGAGAAGGCCCAGCCGGGGGCCTTGAAGAGTCAGAG GCTCCCAGACCTGACCACAGTCATCTCGGTGGACGACCCTCTGCCGGGGACCCTGCTCCTTGATGAGGTGGTGGCAGCTGGAAGCACAGAGCAGCATCTGGCCCGGCTGCGGTACACCCAGCAGTTCCTGTCCTGCCACGACCCCATCAACATCCAGTTCACCTCG GGGACGACAGGCAGCCCCAAGGGGGCCACACTCTCCCACTACAACATTGTCAACAACTCCAACATGATAGGGGATCGGCTGAGGCTGCACCTAAAG ACATCAGAGGAGTTACGGATCATCCTGCCCAGCCCCCTGTACCACTGCCTGGGTTCTGTGGGGGGCACGATGGTGAGCCTAATGTATGGTGCTACCCTCATCCTACCCTGTCCGACCTTTGATGGCAAGAAGGCGCTGGAGGCCATCAGCAAAGAGAG AGGCACCATCCTGTACGGCACCCCCACAATGTTCGTGGACATTCTGAACCAGCCAGACTTCTCCAGTTACGACATCTCGTCCATGTGTGGAG GTGTGATTGCTGGGTCCCCCGCACCCCCAGAGCTGATCCGAGCCATCATCGACAAGCTAAACATGAAGGAGCTGGTG GTGGCTTACGGAACAACAGAGAACAGTCCCGTGACCTTCATGAACTTCGCCGAGGACACTGTGGAACAGAAGGCAGAAAGTGTGGGCAGAATTATGCCTCACACAGAG GCCCAGATTGTGGACATGAAGACGGGGACGCTGGCCGAGCTGAACACGTCCGGGGAGCTGTGCATCCGAGGGTACTGCGTCATGCTGGGCTACTGGGGCGAGCCCCAGAAGACCGAGGAAGCGATTGGACAGGACAAGTGGTATCACACAGG AGACATCGCCGTGATGGACAATCAGGGCTTCTGCAAGATCGTGGGCCGCTCCAAGGATATGATCATCCGGGGCGGTGAGAACATCTACCCCGCCGAGCTTGAAGATTTCTTTCACACACACCCACAGGTGCAGGAAGTGCAG GTGGTGGGGGTGAAGGACGACCGGATGGGGGAGGAAATCTGTGCCTGCATTCGCCTGAAAAAGGGGGAGAAGACTACAGCGGAGGAGATCAAGGCTTTCTGCAAAGGGAAG ATCTCCCACTTCAAGATTCCCCGATACGTCGTGTTTGTCACAAACTACCCCCTCACTGTCTCAGGAAAG ATCCAGAAATTCAAACTTCGACAGCAGATGGAACAACATCTAAACCTGTGA
- the CHAD gene encoding chondroadherin — protein sequence MARPLLLLSLGLLAGLLPALAACPQNCHCHGDLQHVICDKVGLQKIPKVSEKTKLLNLQRNNFPVLAANSFRAMPNLVSLHLQHCQIREVAAGAFRGLKQLIYLYLSHNDIRVLRAGAFDDLTELTYLYLDHNKVTELPRGLLSPLVNLFILQLNNNKIRELRAGAFQGAKDLRWLYLSENALTSLQPGALDDVENLAKFYLDRNQLSGYPSAALSKLRVVEELKLSHNPLKSIPDNAFQSFGRYLETLWLDNTNLEKFSDGAFLGVTTLKHIHLENNRLNQLPSNFPFDSLETLTLTNNPWKCTCQLRGLRRWLEAKASRPDATCASPAKFKGQHIRDTDAFRGCKFPTKRSKKAGRH from the exons ATGGCCCGTCCGTTGCTCTTGCTCAGCCTCGGCCTCCTGGCCGGCCTGCTGCCGGCGCTGGCCGCCTGCCCCCAGAACTGCCATTGCCACGGAGACCTGCAGCACGTCATCTGTGACAAGGTGGGGCTGCAGAAGATCCCCAAGGTGTCAGAGAAGACCAAGCTGCTCAACCTACAACGCAACAACTTCCCGGTGCTGGCCGCCAACTCGTTCCGGGCCATGCCCAACCTCGTGTCGCTGCACCTGCAGCACTGCCAGATCCGCGAGGTGGCCGCCGGCGCCTTCCGAGGCCTCAAGCAGCTCATCTACCTGTACCTGTCCCACAATGACATCCGTGTGCTGCGCGCCGGCGCCTTCGACGACCTGACGGAGCTCACCTACCTCTACCTGGACCACAACAAGGTGACCGAGCTGCCCCGGGGGCTGCTCTCCCCGCTGGTCAACCTCTTCATCCTGCAGCTCAACAACAACAAGATCCGCGAGCTGCGCGCTGGCGCCTTCCAGGGCGCCAAGGACCTGCGCTGGCTCTACCTGTCGGAAAATGCGCTCACTTCGCTGCAGCCCGGCGCTCTGGACGACGTGGAGAACCTCGCCAAGTTCTACCTGGACAGGAACCAGCTGTCCGGCTACCCCTCAGCCGCCCTCAGCAAGCTGCGGGTGGTGGAGGAGCTGAAGCTGTCCCACAACCCCCTGAAAAGCATTCCCGACAATGCCTTCCAGTCTTTCGGCAGATACCTGGAGACCCTCTGGCTGGACAACACCAACCTGGAGAAG TTCTCGGACGGTGCTTTCCTGGGTGTGACCACGCTGAAACACATCCACCTGGAGAACAACCGCCTGAACCAGCTGCCCTCCAACTTCCCCTTTGACAGCCTAGAGACCCTCACCCTCACCAACAACCCCTGGAAGTGCACCTGCCAGCTCCGGGGTCTTCGGAG gtGGCTGGAAGCCAAGGCTTCCCGCCCTGATGCCACTTGCGCCTCACCCGCCAAGTTCAAAGGCCAGCATATCCGTGACACCGATGCCTTCCGCGGCTGCAAGTTCCCCACTAAGAGGTCCAAGAAAGCCGGCCGCCATTGA